A single Vigna radiata var. radiata cultivar VC1973A chromosome 8, Vradiata_ver6, whole genome shotgun sequence DNA region contains:
- the LOC106770266 gene encoding uncharacterized protein LOC106770266 → MPRTADATKICLFHANQGHSTKDCTTLREELKRLIRVGYLRQFMKEEPKSRKRSPRRERSPKRIHDTNVRPRDCSRSRPRERDHSRSCPRKHTRQRMIRGRKKTISGGFAGGGVSSSARKRHLRNLQSVNNIRHNSLSMPDIIFTDVDFHALEPDQDDPMVITAEIALYDVNKVLVVQDSSVNILYWTTFLKIDLSEDIICPFNEQIVGFVGERVDTRGYLDLRTRSGTQDNAKKLRVWFLLVEANTSYNALLGRPCLNAFGAIVSTPHLTMKFPSNKGTICTVKADQKTARQFYVAGLKFTPYISKRRSKGA, encoded by the coding sequence ATGCCCCGGACCGCCGACGCAACCAAGATCTGCTTGTTCCATGCCAACCAGGGACATTCCACTAAGGACTGCACCACCCTCAGAGAAGAACTCAAGAGGCTCATTCGAGTAGGATATCTCCGTCAATTCATGAAAGAAGAACCCAAATCACGTAAAAGATCTCCCAGAAGAGAAAGAAGTCCCAAACGGATTCATGACACTAATGTCCGCCCAAGAGACTGTTCCCGAAGTCGCCCAAGGGAGAGAGATCACTCCCGAAGTTGTCCCAGGAAACACACGAGACAAAGAATGATTAGGGGCCGAAAGAAAACCATCTCCGGAGGCTTCGCCGGAGGAGGAGTCTCTTCATCTGCCCGGAAGAGACACTTGAGAAATCTTCAGAGCGTCAACAATATAAGGCATAATTCTTTGTCCATGCCCGATATTATATTCACGGATGTAGACTTCCATGCTCTAGAACCCGACCAGGATGATCCAATGGTAATCACTGCCGAAATAGCACTATACGATGTCAACAAAGTTCTAGTCGTCCAGGATAGCTCGGTCAATATACTGTATTGGACGACATTCCTGAAAATTGATTTGTCAGAAGATATAATATGCCCATTCAACGAGCAAATTGTAGGTTTCGTAGGCGAAAGAGTTGACACCCGCGGGTATCTCGACTTGAGAACTCGGTCGGGGACACAAGACAATGCAAAAAAACTAAGAGTTTGGTTCCTGCTGGTTGAAGCCAATACCTCCTATAATGCCCTCCTAGGGAGACCTTGTTTGAACGCTTTCGGAGCCATCGTATCAACACCTCACCTAACAATGAAGTTCCCGTCGAACAAAGGGACGATATGTACTGTAAAGGCAGATCAGAAAACAGCACGACAGTTTTATGTCGCTGGCCTAAAATTCACACCCTATATTTCCAAGAGAAGATCAAAGGGGGCATGA
- the LOC106770267 gene encoding uncharacterized protein LOC106770267, which translates to MAYYSKSDPVKCRAFSQSLKGEALEWYYNLPPNTIDSFRTVMTIFRKHYATNRKDGVTAAELVNLKQEKDESLRSFMQRYNEAARRVKGVNEEFIISNLPNSLKLGYLSEHLYARLPNSMEEL; encoded by the coding sequence ATGGCTTACTATTCCAAGAGTGACCCGGTCAAATGCAGAGCTTTCTCCCAATCCTTAAAAGGAGAAGCCCTGGAGTGGTACTACAACCTTCCTCCTAACACGATAGACAGCTTCCGCACGGTCATGACCATATTCAGGAAACATTACGCTACCAACAGGAAAGACGGAGTAACCGCTGCAGAGCTTGTAAACCTTAAACAAGAGAAAGATGAATCCCTTCGATCATTCATGCAGAGATACAACGAAGCTGCTAGGCGAGTAAAAGGCGTCAACGAGGAGTTCATCATCAGCAATTTGCCCAATTCTCTAAAGCTGGGATACCTCTCGGAACATTTATATGCCAGGCTGCCTAATTCAATGGAGGAGCTCTAG